ctagttcggcttttaaaaattcgaTTTCTTGTATATACAAGGAATTATCTTGTATAATTTTGCTCTCGATCtcgttttttatcataaagtttttattattttcaattgtaatgattttattctttagaaattctatttcttctagtaaatcttttttatctgttttttctaatattgGATTTTTAGATGCAGTCtcgtataaaaaattaaaatccTCTTGTAAGTTATTGAGAGAGTCTTCTATACatttgaaatatatttccATGTTCTTACTCGTCATTTTAAAGGGTAAATTGTTGCACTTagtaagaaataaaaaaccgttattttttttaataaattaaggaaaattttaaaattcatcTGTCATTAAATCAGCCTatatcatattttaaatttgtttatgaTTGAATATTAAATCcaatgtatattttttttttaataaatttttttgtttactCCCCTTTCATGAAATGCACAGCTTGCCAAGTTGAACTAGTAGACAATCTTAAAGAACATTACAAATCAGATTTACATAAGTTAAATGTACAAAGACAAATGTATCACATTCCTCCTATAAGTAAAGAAGAATTTGAACTAGAAGGAGCAAGTTCCGATGTTTCAGTTGACATCAGTTTGGATACCAAAGAATTTAGTagagaaattaaaaataaaaatgaaaataaattaaaacaaaaaatcgTTACagaaatttgtttgttctGTGAGAAAGAAGAATCTTTTGAGCATTACTTAGAGCACGATTTAAATGATAATGAGATTTCTTATCTACTGAATAAAACTTGTTATGTGTGCAACGAAGGATTCACAAATAAACCCGgtctaaaaaaacatttgcAAGATGAAAGCCACCGAACAGCagtcataaaaaataaaaatttagtatTAGAAAACgggaaaattatttataatagaGGTAGGAACATAGAAAACGAACAAATAGTTAGATCTGCGCCTAGAAATAcagaattaataaattttaaaccaAAAGTCGAAAATTtcgaagaaaaaaatcaagctgaaaaaaataaattgaaaACTTCTATGAATATGAATTCGCAAAAACATTTCAGACCGGACTGGATgcagtaaaaaaataaaattttaattttttaaaaaataatatccCGATTTACTACCACTTTGATTTTTCTCAgttttttgattattatcATGTAAAGCTCCTTCtctttcatattttatttctggTACATGTTGAGATtccattaattttttccaaTAACCGTGCCcagttttaataatttccaAAGTGAAATGTTTGTCCATAAATTTCCCATGAAGACCGAAAGTGTTTTCTGGTTTCCCGTCTGggattttataatttttaaaccaATGAATTGTTGATTCAATATAATTCgggaaatatttttcaatatctTCGCttgtattaattttttctgcTAGTGGGTCTTTTACGTCAATGACTACTATTTTCCAGTCGCATTCGTTGTCGTCAATCATTGCTAAACATCCCAATATTTTCCCTTGGTAAACTTCTCCTATGTCTTTTTGTATAGAACTAAAGTCTAAAACATCAAGTGGGTCGTTGTCTCCTTTTTTCTGAGTGTACCCGCAGATGGCATCTTTGTCTTCCCAAGTTTGAGGCAGAGCTCCGTAGTTCCACATATAGCCTTTAAAAGGAAAGATGTTTTCTACAAATCGCAAGTTGCCTTTTTTAGTGTCTTGTTTTATTGGATTGAGACTTATGTCTTTGATTATTTCGAATTTCCCATTTTCAAATCTCGGTATTTCATTAATAACGGTAACGACATTTTCAAATTCGTGTTGAAATAAATCAATAGAATGAAAAGGTGAGATTATTTTGTCATTATGAGTGACATACACAGTGTAATCTGTGGTATATTTTGTACCTAAAGTGTGTGTAGAATACTCTTTCATTTTTAGGGcgaaatattttgtaataaaaaacaacaaaaaagtGACAAATCATCGATAAAGAGCgtattaaacaaataaacaaaagcacaaaacaattttaaaaatgagaaccatcaaaaaaaattagtgcAAAAAAACTACAAAAtctaagatttttttttaatttatatatttttaaaatacagGGGTTCACTCATTTTTGTCTTGTAATTTTAGTTAGTTAAATTTcttacttatttttttagttttttttgccctCAAAATGGAAacagtaaaaaaagaaacaaaaagaataatTCCAAAACCAGACATAGTCCCACAAGAcattatcaaaaatattcataCATCTGAGAAAGCAATGAGAAATGTAGAAATGCATAATACTTTGGTACTTATAGTagataagaaatttaataagaGACAAATAAGAAATGCTGTCACTAAATTGTACGGGTGCCCTTGTATAAAAGTGAACACCCTCATTGACTTTAAGGGAAGAAAAAAGGCCTACGCCAAACTTAAAAATGACGGAGATGCCATTAAAATCGCAGGACAATCAGGAgctatttaaataaaatttttaattttactaaTTTTCTGTTCTGGCTTTGTACCACTCTAAAGATTTCTCGTCTTGGGTTTTTTgggatttttttattttaaaagaaaaggtttttatttcttcatgAATAACGACTTCCGGGACTTTtatatcttcatttttatcttcttcattttgattatatCTCCTGTACATATCATTTATAActttataatattctttataatccaaattattatcatttttaaaaactcttTCTCTTAGCGACTTTTCTAATActtgaaaattataatctttACATTCTGGTAAGTTAATTagaataataaacaaaatgaGATTAccaacatttttatattttaaagcgAAAAGCCACGtctctttaaaattaaattttccgCTACTAAATAAactcaaaattttatctccGCCTTTATTTGATatcttataaataataatgatCAATTTTACCAGTAACTTCttgttttctaataaaatcttctctttatttttcttatcGGCCatgtttaaattaaatattaaattttctaaaaattttataaaattaataaaatcaaaatcaattttttttgatttaatacTTTTGATCACCTCGTTTACCTTAAAATCAATTAAATTAGAAAGACTTTCAAACACATAAGGCGGATCTCGAAATCTTATAGAAGGATGATTTAAATCATAAAGAGATAAAAGAAGTCTTTCTACAGACCAAggttgtatttttaatcttcTAAGTtccaataaatattttaaaattttagaatcaTTTCGGATGTTTCTTCGCtcaatttctaataaaatttttaaatttatacgATTTGAAGGATAAATTAATTGCAAGgaagatttaaaatcatCATCTGATAAGATTGAAAGATCTTTGAGCTCTCTAAGGCTGTACATgggtaaaatttattgtattattaaatatttataaaaaatatataaatagtgaaaaataattaaaattaactATAAAAtccatttaaaaaaacagaaaacatttttaagtcaaatttgaaatattttattattatatcttAAGGggttagaaaaaataaataaaattcgttttttttaatttgttggAGATTTCGCagtgtaaaatttatacaacTTAGatcattaaatatttacaaaaaaatcagaataaaatatcctgatttttttaatcaatCCCAtgtgttttaaaattctataggctctttattttttttaattttagattattATGATTTAGAACAAATCATCAAAAgaaatttcttatatttacTCATCTTATACTCATTTCTTATCtaaatgtaatttttaaactatCAATAATCTGATATCAAACATTTGAGATTGattcattttaaattaaattacagTCCGATTTGTATAACAAATCTCTTTTTGTAATCAAATTTT
The DNA window shown above is from Vairimorpha necatrix chromosome 7, complete sequence and carries:
- a CDS encoding Inorganic pyrophosphatase, which produces MKEYSTHTLGTKYTTDYTVYVTHNDKIISPFHSIDLFQHEFENVVTVINEIPRFENGKFEIIKDISLNPIKQDTKKGNLRFVENIFPFKGYMWNYGALPQTWEDKDAICGYTQKKGDNDPLDVLDFSSIQKDIGEVYQGKILGCLAMIDDNECDWKIVVIDVKDPLAEKINTSEDIEKYFPNYIESTIHWFKNYKIPDGKPENTFGLHGKFMDKHFTLEIIKTGHGYWKKLMESQHVPEIKYEREGALHDNNQKTEKNQSGSKSGYYFLKN
- a CDS encoding ribosomal protein uL23, translating into METVKKETKRIIPKPDIVPQDIIKNIHTSEKAMRNVEMHNTLVLIVDKKFNKRQIRNAVTKLYGCPCIKVNTLIDFKGRKKAYAKLKNDGDAIKIAGQSGAI